The segment CGATAAGTCGTTGCTGGAGCTATCCCCGTGATGGTTTGGAGCTATCTTGGAGCAGAAGGGTTTCAAAATCTGTGCATGACACGGCGCCGCAAATCAGGAATCCCTGAGCCTGATCACACTCAATACTACGCAAGAATGCAAGTTCTGCCTGCGTCTCGACACCTTCGGCGACGACCGTCAGGCCCAGCTTTCGGCTCAGCTCCACGAGGCTGCGCAGTGCAGAGGCCAAGTTTTCATTTTCAACACAGCCATGCACCAGCGAACGGTCAATCTTGAGTTCGCTGAAGGGCGTTGAGACCAGGTTGAAATAGGAGCTGAACCCTTTGCCGAAGTCATCCTGGGCCAAACCAAAGCCCATCATACGCAAGCGACAGGCGCCAGCGTAGTAGTTACTGAGTTCCTCTGTGGTTGAGCTCTCCATCAGTTCAAACACGATGCTGCGCGGCTCACCGCCATCGGCCATCACGTAATCGCGCAAGCGGTCAGCCAGATCATGGCTATCCAGCAAATGGGTGGGCAAGTTGATTGAAACCGGGATATCCCAACCCTGCTCTCTCCACTGTCTTTGTGCTTGCAGCGTTTGTTCCAGCATTAACCACAGTAGCCTTTCCTCCAGCCCCTGATTAATCAAGAGTGAAAGAAAATCCTTGGGCAGTAATAGTCCGACCTCGGGATGTGCCCAGCGGACCAACGCTTCAGCGCTGAGAATATTACCGTTGCGCAGAGACTTCTTGGGCTGGAACCACGCCTGGATCTGGCCGTTGTCCATGGCCATCTCGATACTGTGCGGATCGACCTCTATGCCCCGTGCGGGGTGCATGGCGCCGTTGAGACGGAAGATAGCCATTCGTTCCTTCAAACGCATGACCGCATTAACTTCGACCGGCTTGGAAATCAGGCCGACCACTGAAATACCCAGGTTTTTCGCCGCCAGGCCGGCACTGATCAACATTCGACGTGACGAAGCACTCATCAGTGCCAATGCCGGTGTTTTTTTCAGAGCAGCGATCTTCTGGATCAACTGCACGCCATCCATGCCTGGCATCAGCAAATCGCTGAGCAACAGGTCATAGTCGTTGCGAGCCAGACATTGCAAGGCACCATCGCCGTCCCAAACGGTGTCAACTGTGAAGCCCCCCACTTCATTGAATACATTCAGTAAATACTCATGCTGAAAGGGATGATCCTCAACGACCAGTACACGATAGGGATTCACTGGACCCTCCTTTAAAAGTGCTGAAGACAGTTGTATAGGGTGTACAGCGTAAAAGGCTTGATCAAACAGTGATTCATCCCGGCGCTCAGGCAACGCTCGGAGTCATCAGGCATGCCCTTGGCCGTTGCACCGATAATCGGCTGAGTGATATTCATCACCCGCAACCTGGTAGCCAGCTCATAACCGTTCATTCTTGGCATGTTGACGTCAGTTAAAACCAAGTCGAATGCCCCTTGCTGAAAGAGTTCAAGGGCCTCCAGACCATCACTGGCCAATGTAACGGTGCAGCCCAGTTCCTGGAGCTGATCACGCAAAATCAGCTGATTGATGACGTTGTCTTCAGCCACCAGAATGTTTAATCCAAGATTGAGTTCAACCTTGGCCACTCCGGCCTTTAAATGAGTCCCTGCACGCATACCCTGAGCCTCACACAAGGCCCGGTACACGTCCTGCAAGCTATTGAGGTCGGCACGCCAGCAAGGGCTTTCAATCGTAAGCGGCTGCGAGTTGTCGCTGGCGGCCACCACCCGCGGTCCCGCCCAAACGGGTTCCAGCAGTTGCCGGACAGCGCCCGGGTG is part of the Pseudomonas sp. ML2-2023-3 genome and harbors:
- a CDS encoding EAL domain-containing response regulator yields the protein MNPYRVLVVEDHPFQHEYLLNVFNEVGGFTVDTVWDGDGALQCLARNDYDLLLSDLLMPGMDGVQLIQKIAALKKTPALALMSASSRRMLISAGLAAKNLGISVVGLISKPVEVNAVMRLKERMAIFRLNGAMHPARGIEVDPHSIEMAMDNGQIQAWFQPKKSLRNGNILSAEALVRWAHPEVGLLLPKDFLSLLINQGLEERLLWLMLEQTLQAQRQWREQGWDIPVSINLPTHLLDSHDLADRLRDYVMADGGEPRSIVFELMESSTTEELSNYYAGACRLRMMGFGLAQDDFGKGFSSYFNLVSTPFSELKIDRSLVHGCVENENLASALRSLVELSRKLGLTVVAEGVETQAELAFLRSIECDQAQGFLICGAVSCTDFETLLLQDSSKPSRG